One bacterium HR34 genomic window, TATGAGTCGGTTCAATGTTATTTCGGAATTTAAAAGAATTGATTTTAAAAAATTCAACTCAGTAAAATTTCTAAGAAAAGTTTTTAATTTAGTTTGCAAAGAAGCGAACTTTAAAGTACTTCATAAAAAATTCCATAAATTAAAATTCCACGGTGTAACAGGCCTTTCCCATCTTTTGGATGGTTATATTATTTCTTTAACGTTCTATATATGGTAGATAAAATTTTAATTATACTAGGCATAATATTAATAATTTTAGGACTCTTTTTGTATTTCAAAGTTGACAGATCCATTCCCTTAGATAGATTGCCAGGCGATATTTATATAGACAAAGGGAATTTTAAACTTTATTTTCCCATAGCAACTTCTTTGATACTAAGCGCTATAATTTCTTTAGTTTTTTGGTTTTTAACAAAAAAATTATAATTAAACAAATAATTATGATAATACCCAAATATATTTTTTTTACAAAAGGAAAAGGAGAGCACAAAGATAAACTTATATCTTTTGAGTTAGCTCTAAGGGATGCTAAAATAGCACCTTTTAATTTAGTAAGGGTTTCGAGTATTTTTCCGCCAAAATGTAAAGTTATCTCGCCAGAAGAGGGTTTAAAAAAATTAAAAAAAGGACAAATTCTTTTTTGCGTTTTGTCTGAAAATTCTACTAATAAAGCCGGTGAAATTGTTTCTTGCTCAGTAGGAGCTGCAATACCGCAAAATAAAAATAATTATGGTTATTTATTTGAGCATCATGACAACAAACTAAATTGCGGAGAATATGCTCAAAAATTAGCAGTTGATATGATGAAAAGTGTTTTCAAAACAGATAATATAAAATCTTTTTACACAAGCGAGACTTCTAAAGGTAAGAAAGGAAAATGGGTTACTGTTGTGGCAGCGGCTGTTTTAATATAACTAGACAGTCGTGATGTTTTCTTATTTTATAAGAAAAATTTTAAAAGCGCTTTTTGTTTATGATATTTATAAATACTTTCTTAAAAAAGAAGTAAAACAAAGAGATTTGCCAAAGCATATAACTTTTATATTAGATGGCAATAGAAGGTATTCTCAATTTTTTGGTATAACTAAAAAAGAAGCCTATAGCGTTGGCGTAGATAAAGCATTTAAAGTAGTGGAATGGTGTTTTGACCTCGGTGTTAAAGAAGTAACTTTATATGTTTTGTCGCAAGATAATTTATATAGAAATAAAAAAGACCTAAAAATAGTTTTGGAATCTATAAGACAAGGCGCAAAAAAACTTTTGCATGATGATAAAATTTCGAAATATGGAATTCACGTTAAATTTATAGGTGAAATAAGCAAACTCCCAGAAGACATAAAAGAATTAATACATAAAATAGAAGAAAAAACCAAAAACTATAAAAATTTTT contains:
- the speH gene encoding S-adenosylmethionine decarboxylase proenzyme — its product is MSRFNVISEFKRIDFKKFNSVKFLRKVFNLVCKEANFKVLHKKFHKLKFHGVTGLSHLLDGYIISLTFYIW
- the pdaD gene encoding Pyruvoyl-dependent arginine decarboxylase — translated: MIIPKYIFFTKGKGEHKDKLISFELALRDAKIAPFNLVRVSSIFPPKCKVISPEEGLKKLKKGQILFCVLSENSTNKAGEIVSCSVGAAIPQNKNNYGYLFEHHDNKLNCGEYAQKLAVDMMKSVFKTDNIKSFYTSETSKGKKGKWVTVVAAAVLI
- a CDS encoding (2Z,6E)-farnesyl diphosphate synthase; this translates as MFSYFIRKILKALFVYDIYKYFLKKEVKQRDLPKHITFILDGNRRYSQFFGITKKEAYSVGVDKAFKVVEWCFDLGVKEVTLYVLSQDNLYRNKKDLKIVLESIRQGAKKLLHDDKISKYGIHVKFIGEISKLPEDIKELIHKIEEKTKNYKNFYVTVCIAYSGRYEIVNVIKELAQKVKDGEINIDDIKEDIVPNYLLTRHLPYPEPDLVIRTSGEKRLSGFLLWQANYSELFFTDVLWPDFREIDLLRAIRDYQERKRRFGR